The window CGCAGCGCCCGCGGTTCCGGGCGGCCTTCGCCGCCCTGCTCGCGGTGCCGGTCCCCGTCGTCGCGGCGGTGCGCGGGCACGCCCTCGGCGGCGGGTACGAGCTCGCCCTGTCCTGCGACGTCGTGGTCGCCGAGCCGTCGGCGGTGGTCGGCCTGCCGGAGGTGGGCGTCGGGCTGGTGCCGGGGTGCGGCGGCACGCAGCTGCTGCCGCGCCGGGTCGGTGCCGGGCGGGCGGCCGAGCTGGTGCTCACCGGGCGCACGGTCGGCGGCGAGGAGGCGCTGCGCCTCGGGCTCGTCGACGTGCTCGCCGCCCCGGGCGGCGCGCTCGGGGAGGCCCGGGCCGTCGCGGCCCGCGCCGCCGCCGCCTCGCCGGTCGCCGTGCGGGCGGCCAAGCGCGCCCTGCGCCGGGGGGCGGACGCGGACCTGGCCACCGGCCTCGAGGTCGAGGACGCCGCCTGGCGCACCGCCGCGCTGTCCGCCGACCGGCGCGAGGGCGTCGCCGCGTTCGCCGAGCGCCGCGCCCCCCGC is drawn from Vallicoccus soli and contains these coding sequences:
- a CDS encoding enoyl-CoA hydratase/isomerase family protein, which encodes MGDPDHGDEPLLQLLHHEDGRVAEVVLDRPRALNALSTRMVDALAGVLGRLGADPAVRAVVLSSSSARAFCVGADLKERAGFDDAALLAQRPRFRAAFAALLAVPVPVVAAVRGHALGGGYELALSCDVVVAEPSAVVGLPEVGVGLVPGCGGTQLLPRRVGAGRAAELVLTGRTVGGEEALRLGLVDVLAAPGGALGEARAVAARAAAASPVAVRAAKRALRRGADADLATGLEVEDAAWRTAALSADRREGVAAFAERRAPRWTGA